A region of the Microcystis aeruginosa FD4 genome:
TACAATGGCGCCGAAAAACGACAAAAGTTTGTCATGAAAACTGGTTTATCGGAGTCGGAAAAATCTTCGATTATCAAGGCCGCGTACAGACAAATTTTTGAACGGGACATCACTCGCGCCTACAGTCAGTCCATTTCTGACCTAGAATCGAAGCTGAAAAACGGCGACATCTCGATGAAAGAATTCGTCCGTCGTCTCGGTAAATCGCCTCTCTACCGCAAACAGTTCTTTGAACCTTTTATCAATAGTCGCGCCCTAGAATTGGCTTTCCGTCATTTCCTCGGTCGCGGTCCTTCCTCCCGGGAAGAAGTGCAGAAATACTTCTCGATCGTCTCTAGCGGCGGTTTAGCGGCGTTAATCGATGCTTTAGTCGATTCTCAGGAGTATTCCGACTATTTCGGCGAAGAAACCGTTCCCTATCTCCGGGGTTTGGGTGCAGAAGCACAGGAATGTCGTAACTGGGGGATGCAGATTGACCTGTTTAACTACAGCGCACCTTTCCGCAAAGTTCCCCAATTTATCACCACCTTTGCTAAATACGATCGCCCCTTACCGGATCAGCACGTTTACGGTTCCGGAAATGATCCCCTAGAAATCCAATTTGGGGCAATTTTCCCGAAAGAAACCCGCGAACCCAGTTCTAGTCCCGCTCCCTTCAGTAAGGATACCAAACGTATCCTCATCCACCGCGGACCGGCCACTAATAACCAAAATAGCAACCCGGGCGCCCGAGGTGAATTCCCCGGTACTTTGGGACCGAAAGTTTTCCGTCTCAATAACGAGTTACCCGGTTCTAGCAATGGGGTAAGCGTTAAATTTGGCGAAAGTTCCACCCAAAGAGTGATTTTAGCGGCTTATCGTCAGGTTTTCGGTCGAATGCCCTACGAAGGTCAGCGTTTATCCGTGGCCGAGATTAAGTTAGAAAATGGCGATATTACTCTGCGCGAGTTTATCAAAACCCTAGCTAAATCCGAGACTTTCCGGAAAATCTACTGGACTCCTCTCTATGTGGTGAAAGCGATCGAATATATTCACCGTCGTCTGCTCGGTCGTCCCACCTACGGCCGTCAGGAAATGAATCAATACTTCGATATCTGCTCGAAAAAAGGCTTCTATGCTTTAATCGATGCCATTATCGATAGTCCTGAATACACGGAAGCTTTTGGTGAAGATACGGTTCCCTACGAGCGCTATCTAACTCCCCAAGGGATGCAGTTACGGATGGTGCGTTTGGGTAATCTCCGCGAAGATATCGGCCAAAGAGTTGATCAAGAGGAAACCCCGCGCTTTATTGAATTGGGTACACCTTCGGTCTCGATTCGCACTGAACCCGATATTCAATCTCGTGTCGGTCAAGGTGTCACGGTTCAACGGGAACAAACTAAGATCTTTAAACTGTTAACTAATCTCGATAAAGTTGCCGTACAAAATACTGTTCGCGCTGCCTATCGTCAGATTTTTGAACGGGATCTAGAACCCTATATCATCAATGCCGAATTTACCGCTTTAGAAAGTAAATTAAGCAATGCTGAGATCACGGTGAAAGAGTTTATTGAGGGTTTAGGTTGTTCGGATCTTTACCTGAAAGAATTCTATGCTCCCTATCCGAATACGAAAGTAATTGAATTGGGAACCAAGCACTTCTTAGGTCGCGCTCCCTTGAATCAAAAGGAAATCCAGAAATATAACCAAATTCTGGCAACTCAGGGATTAAAAGCCTTTATCGGTGCTATGGTTAATAGCATGGAATACCTACAATTATTTGGTGAAGATACGGTTCCCTATCGTCGTTTCCCGACTCTACCGGCCGCTAATTTCCCCAATACGGAACGGTTATACAATAAGCTGACCAAACAGGATAGTGAACTGGTTGTTCCCAGTTTTAAACCAGTAGTTAAGGTCGGTGGTTAGTTAGTCCTTGAAGTTAGTTAATTTAGCTCGTGTTCAACACGAGCTTTTTTCGGGACAAATTACTGCCCAAAATTTATCATCGTCAATCAAGGGGGTAACAATGAGCCAAATTAAAGTTAAAAACTTCGGTCCAATTAAGGTGGGTTTAGTAGAAAATGATGGTTTTATCGACGTTCGGAAAGTAACGATTTTTATCGGTAATCAAGGAACTGGAAAAAGTAGCATTGCTAAATTAATATCAACATTAAGCTGGTTGGAAAAAGCTCTATATCGTGGAGATTTAGAAGAAAAATATGTGACTAAATATAATCGTTTTGTTAAATCTTTTTGTCAATACCACAATTTAACCAATTACTTTTTACCCGCAACCCAAATTGAATACAATGGAGATGTTTATAGAATTAGTTTTGAAAATGCTAAATTATCGATCGAGCGTACTGATAATCCAAAGTATCGAGTACCAAAAATTATGTATATACCAGCAGAGCGAAACTTTTTGAGTGCAGTAAGATGGCCAGAAAAACTCAAAGGACTGCCAGAATCATTATATACTTTCTGGGGAGAATTGGATCGCTCACAACAGGAATTATCTGGCAGTTTGACTTTGCCAGTAGGTGAGGTTAAATTGGAATTTGATCAACTCAATAGACTGGCCAAGATTGTGGGTAGTGATTATCAACTAAATCTATCAGAAGCTTCCAGTGGTTTTCAGTCTTTTGTTCCTTTATTTCTCGTTTCTCAAAATATTGCTTTATCGATTAATCGAACTCAAGAAACTTCCCGCAATCAACTCAGTGGAGAGGAGCAAAAAAGATTAAAAATGGAAATCGAGAAAATTCTCTCTAATGATAATCTTTCCGATGACCTAAAAAAGGCAGCACTAGAAGTGTTATCTTCTAAATACCGCAATGAGTGTTTTGTAAATATTGTGGAAGAAATTGAGCAGAATCTATTTCCCCAATCTCAGAAAAAGATTTTATATAAATTATTTGAATTTGCCAATTTAACCCAGGGAAATAAACTAATTTTAACTACTCATAGTCCTTATATTATCAACGATCTAACCCTAGCTATCAAAGCGGATAAAGTTATCAAAAAAATCCTATCATCAGCGATTTCTAACGCCGATTATCTCCAAGAAAAGCTCAACCAAATTGTCCCGAAAGCCTCTTGTATAGCGGCAGAAGATGCTATTGTATATGAATTAACAGAGCAAGGAGAAATCCGAGAACTTGCTACATATAATGGTTTACCTTCTGATGAAAATTATCTCAATCTTTCCCTGGGAGAGACAAATCAGCTTTTTGATGATTTACTAGAAATCGAAGAACAGTTATGAAGATAAATTTCTTTGATAAAAAATGTCAGAGTCAAACCCATCGGCATAAATTTGGAATTTGTGATCCGCCATCTCCCTCAGAAAATCCCGCTTATTTAGATACAGAAAATCCCAGTGATTGGATTGCTATTGTGGAAAACTCTCAAGAAATTGAAGTGACATTTACCGCTATTGATAAATGTATTGAAATTAGAAAAGTCGATGGTAGTGCTATGGATAAACGCTGTGAGGGAATGCTGACCTATGCCAATTGTTTGATTTTTGTAGAATTAAAAGAACGAAAGGGGAAAAATTCGGGGTGGGTAGGAGACGGAGAAAAGCAACTGAGAAACACAATTCGGCTATTTATTGAAAATCATGGTATAGAGGATTATTCGTCCAGAAAAGCCTACATTGCTAATAACAAAAAGCCTACCTTTCAGACTTCACAAACGGAGAGGATGGAAAAATTTCGCCAAGAAACTGGGTTTAGATTAATCATTCAAAATATCATCAAAATTGACTGATTTAATTCTCTTTGATTCGGTGGCTCTGAAGATATTGATTTTCTAGAGTGTAGAGATATCCTAGTTTGATGTTGAATCTCACATTGAATCCGTTGCCAAGCTGTGATAAACTGCTCACTCAAGGAGCGCAGAATAGAACCAGCTTCTCGAACACCGGCTTGAATTTCTAGTAACTTGATTATTGAGTCTCTGTCCTCAAACTTTTTCTAGGTACTGGTCAATCCTAATTTATACTAAATCTGGTTATTAAAAACTGATTATTTATTCCCCCTCTTGCATGAGTGCCTCTCCTGATATGTAGCCTATACTGTATGAATCAGTGTTATATTGGTAGTTAGGATGTGGGAAAAAGGCAAAGAAACGGTTACGAGAATGAAGTTTATTCACTGGAAAAAGCAGCAGTTATTGATGATTTTTGTCCTAGTGCTGGCAATTTCAGTTGCGTGGGGGACAATTTTGCCTATTTCTACTCAAACACCTCCTGCACCTAATCCTTGTGAACAACTTAGGGTAGATATTCAAAATCGAGCAAAACAAGATGCAGAAGCTGACCGGTTGAATTTTTTTAATACTGATAAAAAGAAAAAGACGATTGCTGATATTTTAAATTTGTATAAAGAGGCAAATTCTCAAGCTTCTTGTTTTCAACAGACTCAATTATGGGATATCTATGAACAACAATATGATATTCATAAATATCCTGCCTGGATACCTGTGCTTGCTATTCTTGTTTTGGGTGGTATTGTGGGGACTGTTATTAGTGGAATTAAATATAAGATGAACGTAGGTTGGGCTTCGGCCGTGAGCTTTTGCCGAACGGTTGAAGCATGAAACCCAACTTCACCAATTCTTTCACCACTTAAAATCCTTAAGGCGTGTAGCTTACAAGCTACACTACAGCAATATACAACAGATTGCTATCTGTTGTACGAATCGTAAGACCGTACCGAGGGTTCGAATCCCTCCCTCTCCGTATTTTTTGGGTATTTTCGATGACCGCTCACCATGATTATTTCTGCTCTGTATATGGTCCGGTTGCCTCTTGGCGTTTCGGCAGTTCCCTAGGCATTGATCCGATTGGTTTAGTTTCCACCTGTTCCTTTAACTGTGCCTACTGTCAGTTAGGAGAAATTGAGCAAAAAACCGAGCAACGAAAAATTTTTATTACTAGCGAACAAATTAGCAGGGATTTAAGCACTTTTGCCCCTTGGGACGTGGATATAGTCACTCTCAGTGGTAGCGGGGAACCCACCCTCGCCCTCAATTTAGGGGAAATACTGGCCACCGTCAAGGAAATGACCAAGCGGCCGGTGGCGGTCTTAACCAATAGTACCCTCTTGGGAGATGCCCAAGTGCGTCAGGACTTGAGCAAAGCTGATATCGTCGCCGCTAAAATCGATGCTGTTTCCGAGTCCCAATGGCGACGGGTTAACCGTCCAGTTCCCGGTCTGGATTGGCAGGAGCTTTGGTGGGGATTAAGACAATTTCGCCAAGAATGGTCGGGAAAACTAGCAATTCAAACCATGCTACTGGCCTCTTGGTCGCCCCAAGATCAAGACCGATACATCGATTTGATGCAACAGCTACAACCAGATGAAATTCAACTTAACACCCCGACCCGTCCCCGGGCCAGACAAAGACAATTAGAAACCCGCGGTAATAATCCCCTCACCGCTGCCGACGGAATGCAAATTCTCAACCCCGTAAACGCTGAAATATTGGCAATTTGGGCG
Encoded here:
- a CDS encoding AAA family ATPase, which encodes MSQIKVKNFGPIKVGLVENDGFIDVRKVTIFIGNQGTGKSSIAKLISTLSWLEKALYRGDLEEKYVTKYNRFVKSFCQYHNLTNYFLPATQIEYNGDVYRISFENAKLSIERTDNPKYRVPKIMYIPAERNFLSAVRWPEKLKGLPESLYTFWGELDRSQQELSGSLTLPVGEVKLEFDQLNRLAKIVGSDYQLNLSEASSGFQSFVPLFLVSQNIALSINRTQETSRNQLSGEEQKRLKMEIEKILSNDNLSDDLKKAALEVLSSKYRNECFVNIVEEIEQNLFPQSQKKILYKLFEFANLTQGNKLILTTHSPYIINDLTLAIKADKVIKKILSSAISNADYLQEKLNQIVPKASCIAAEDAIVYELTEQGEIRELATYNGLPSDENYLNLSLGETNQLFDDLLEIEEQL
- a CDS encoding radical SAM protein, which gives rise to MTAHHDYFCSVYGPVASWRFGSSLGIDPIGLVSTCSFNCAYCQLGEIEQKTEQRKIFITSEQISRDLSTFAPWDVDIVTLSGSGEPTLALNLGEILATVKEMTKRPVAVLTNSTLLGDAQVRQDLSKADIVAAKIDAVSESQWRRVNRPVPGLDWQELWWGLRQFRQEWSGKLAIQTMLLASWSPQDQDRYIDLMQQLQPDEIQLNTPTRPRARQRQLETRGNNPLTAADGMQILNPVNAEILAIWAEKMAKATGITVRCVPLTDTGL